The Nocardioides pantholopis genome window below encodes:
- a CDS encoding phospholipase D-like domain-containing protein yields MRLPAPATADRVLLVLRRTLLTVLGVQFALAVGMSLVDSYRRRGKKPKPFPVTAPRTVPVGDGEITTYTYGRDLYADMIAAIEGAQRQVLFETYIWKGDEVGERFKAALAAAADRGVEVYCIYDGFANLVVSPRFKHFPSSLKVLRFPTYAAGWRFFDVTRYGRDHRKILVVDETEAFVGGYNIGSAYETEWRDTHVRITGPGVWDLKRAFADFWNLNRRHRLRASERPLLLETASTWEPRIRIHRNVPRLWMFPIRNTYIEAINRASRRVWLTTAYFLPDEDFVDALKTAARRGVDVRVLVPLKSNHIVADWISRGHYSQLLDAGVRILRYRDAMMHAKTMTVDGSWSTVGTANIDRLSLQGNYEINVEVIDSGFAQALEEVFETDQSNSLELTSGEWEARDLHRKFTESVLAPLRPLL; encoded by the coding sequence GTGAGACTTCCCGCCCCGGCCACCGCCGACCGCGTCCTGCTGGTCCTGCGGCGGACGCTGCTGACGGTCCTGGGAGTGCAGTTCGCGCTGGCCGTCGGCATGTCCCTGGTCGACTCCTACCGCCGCCGCGGCAAGAAGCCGAAGCCGTTCCCGGTCACCGCACCGCGCACGGTGCCGGTCGGCGACGGCGAGATCACCACCTACACCTACGGCCGCGACCTCTACGCCGACATGATCGCGGCGATCGAGGGCGCGCAGCGCCAGGTCCTCTTCGAGACCTACATCTGGAAGGGCGACGAGGTCGGCGAGCGGTTCAAGGCCGCGCTCGCCGCGGCCGCGGACCGCGGAGTCGAGGTGTACTGCATCTACGACGGGTTCGCGAACCTCGTGGTCTCGCCCCGCTTCAAGCACTTCCCGTCGTCGCTGAAGGTGCTGCGCTTCCCGACGTACGCCGCGGGGTGGCGGTTCTTCGACGTCACCCGCTACGGCCGCGACCACCGCAAGATCCTGGTCGTCGACGAGACCGAGGCGTTCGTCGGCGGCTACAACATCGGCTCGGCCTACGAGACCGAGTGGCGCGACACCCACGTGCGGATCACCGGTCCGGGAGTGTGGGACCTGAAGCGGGCCTTCGCGGACTTCTGGAACCTCAACCGGCGCCACCGGCTGCGCGCCAGCGAGCGGCCGCTGCTGCTGGAGACCGCCTCCACCTGGGAGCCGCGGATCCGGATCCACCGCAACGTGCCGCGGCTGTGGATGTTCCCGATCCGCAACACCTACATCGAGGCGATCAACCGGGCCAGCCGCCGGGTCTGGCTCACCACTGCGTACTTCCTGCCCGACGAGGACTTCGTCGACGCGCTGAAGACCGCCGCGCGGCGCGGGGTGGACGTGCGGGTCCTGGTCCCGCTGAAGTCCAACCACATCGTCGCCGACTGGATCTCGCGCGGTCACTACAGCCAGCTGCTCGACGCCGGCGTGCGGATCCTGCGCTACCGCGACGCGATGATGCACGCCAAGACGATGACCGTCGACGGGTCGTGGAGCACTGTCGGCACCGCCAACATCGACCGGCTCAGCCTGCAGGGCAACTACGAGATCAACGTCGAGGTGATCGACTCCGGCTTCGCGCAGGCGCTCGAGGAGGTCTTCGAGACCGACCAGTCCAACTCGCTGGAGCTGACCAGCGGCGAGTGGGAGGCCCGCGACCTGCACCGCAAGTTCACCGAGTCGGTGCTCGCACCGCTGCGCCCGCTGCTCTGA
- a CDS encoding DNA-3-methyladenine glycosylase family protein — MSISTGRRRQWRPDWPASLATMRIHRRGPGDPTYRIDDAGRHWRALLTPEGPATLVLDLRAGDATVDAEAWGPGADWALSAVPDLLGAADDWSGFEPRHPVLVEARRRHPHLRLGRTGLVMEALLPAVLEQRVTGQEAFAGFRMLMRRHGEPAPGPGADRGLRLQPPAAELRRIPSWEWLQLHVDPARSRAVVTAARVAESLERTIGLSGPEVERRLCSLPGIGVWTAAEVRQRAHGDPDAVSFGDYHVAKDVGWALTGAEVDDAGLAELLEPWRPQRGRVPALVYAAGLRRPRHGARMAPRTHLPAPGRRT; from the coding sequence GTGAGCATCTCGACCGGCCGGCGGCGCCAGTGGCGCCCGGACTGGCCGGCGTCGCTCGCGACGATGCGCATCCACCGTCGCGGTCCCGGCGACCCGACGTACCGGATCGACGACGCCGGCCGGCACTGGCGGGCCCTGCTGACCCCCGAGGGGCCGGCGACCCTGGTGCTGGACCTGCGCGCCGGCGACGCCACCGTGGACGCCGAGGCCTGGGGCCCCGGCGCCGACTGGGCGCTGTCGGCGGTGCCCGACCTGCTCGGCGCGGCCGACGACTGGTCCGGCTTCGAGCCGCGCCACCCGGTGCTCGTCGAGGCCCGCCGCCGCCACCCGCACCTCCGGCTCGGCCGCACCGGCCTGGTCATGGAGGCGCTGCTGCCGGCGGTCCTGGAGCAGCGGGTCACCGGCCAGGAGGCGTTCGCGGGCTTCCGGATGCTGATGCGCCGCCACGGCGAGCCGGCTCCCGGGCCGGGCGCCGACCGCGGGCTGCGGCTGCAGCCACCGGCGGCCGAGCTGCGCCGGATCCCGTCGTGGGAGTGGCTGCAGCTGCACGTCGACCCGGCCCGCTCGCGGGCGGTCGTCACCGCCGCGCGGGTCGCGGAGTCCCTGGAGCGCACGATCGGGCTGTCCGGCCCCGAGGTCGAGCGGCGGCTGTGCTCCTTGCCCGGCATCGGCGTGTGGACCGCCGCCGAGGTGCGCCAGCGCGCCCACGGCGACCCCGACGCGGTCTCGTTCGGTGACTACCACGTCGCCAAGGACGTCGGCTGGGCCCTCACCGGCGCCGAGGTCGACGACGCCGGCCTGGCCGAGCTCCTCGAGCCGTGGCGCCCGCAGCGCGGCCGGGTGCCGGCGCTCGTGTACGCCGCGGGCCTGCGCCGTCCGCGCCACGGCGCCCGGATGGCGCCGCGCACCCACCTGCCGGCCCCGGGTCGGCGTACCTGA
- a CDS encoding DUF1905 domain-containing protein, translating into MELELRGEVWSWRGPAPHHFVTVPPEECADLDAVAPLVSYGWGMVPVTVTIGATTWPTSLWPKDGGYVVPLKAAVRRAEGVEVGDTVTVRLVVST; encoded by the coding sequence ATGGAGCTGGAGCTTCGCGGCGAGGTCTGGTCCTGGCGCGGCCCGGCACCGCACCACTTCGTCACGGTGCCGCCCGAGGAGTGCGCGGACCTGGACGCGGTCGCGCCGCTGGTGAGCTACGGCTGGGGCATGGTCCCGGTGACCGTCACGATCGGCGCCACGACCTGGCCGACGTCGCTGTGGCCCAAGGACGGCGGGTACGTCGTCCCGCTCAAGGCCGCCGTGCGCCGCGCCGAGGGCGTCGAGGTCGGCGACACGGTCACGGTCCGGCTGGTCGTCTCAACCTGA
- a CDS encoding ATP-dependent DNA ligase has product MLLADVVATSTAVAATRSRKAKVAAIAELLTAVPAEELEVVTSYVAGSLRQRRTGLGWRSLTELPSPAEQAALTVGEVDAAFETLSALAGPGSQAARAAAVTALFTRATAAEQGWLRGVVTGEVRQGALDAPVQEAVAAASGVPLGAVRRAAMLAGSTVAVAVAAFEGGEEALAGFGLEVGRPVLPMLASSAKSLSEAVAKAGGGVVAIDTKLDGIRIQVHRSGDEVRIATRTLEDITTRLPEVVEVARSLPGETFVLDGEAIALDATGRPRPFQETASRTARREASDVQVTPYFFDLLHLDGDDLLDETGAQRLAALETLVPPQWRVPRLVTDDLAAAEEFVESALAAGHEGVVVKNLAAAYDAGRRGAGWVKVKPVHTLDLVVLAVEWGSGRRRGFLSNIHLGARDGDGFVMLGKTFKGMTDEMLAWQTERFLELETHRDGHVVHVRPEQVVEIAFDGLQRSTRYPGGLALRFARVLRYREDKTTADADTIETVRALA; this is encoded by the coding sequence GTGCTGCTCGCCGACGTCGTCGCCACCTCCACCGCCGTCGCCGCGACCCGGTCCCGCAAGGCCAAGGTCGCCGCGATCGCCGAGCTGCTGACGGCCGTGCCCGCCGAGGAGCTCGAGGTCGTCACCTCCTACGTCGCCGGCTCGCTGCGCCAGCGTCGCACCGGGCTCGGCTGGCGCAGCCTGACCGAGCTGCCCTCGCCCGCGGAGCAGGCCGCGCTCACGGTCGGCGAGGTCGACGCCGCGTTCGAGACGCTCTCCGCACTGGCCGGTCCCGGGTCGCAGGCGGCCCGCGCCGCCGCCGTCACGGCCCTCTTCACCCGGGCCACCGCCGCCGAGCAGGGCTGGCTGCGCGGCGTGGTGACCGGGGAGGTGCGGCAGGGCGCTCTGGACGCGCCGGTCCAGGAGGCGGTGGCCGCCGCCTCCGGCGTACCCCTGGGCGCGGTGCGGCGTGCCGCGATGCTGGCCGGGTCGACCGTCGCGGTCGCGGTGGCGGCGTTCGAGGGCGGCGAGGAGGCACTGGCCGGGTTCGGGCTCGAGGTGGGTCGCCCGGTGCTGCCGATGCTGGCGTCCTCGGCGAAGTCGCTGTCCGAGGCGGTCGCCAAGGCCGGCGGCGGGGTCGTCGCGATCGACACCAAGCTCGACGGGATCCGGATCCAGGTGCACCGCTCCGGCGACGAGGTCCGGATCGCCACCCGGACCCTGGAGGACATCACCACCCGCCTTCCCGAGGTGGTGGAGGTGGCCCGGTCGCTGCCGGGCGAGACGTTCGTGCTCGACGGCGAGGCGATCGCGCTGGACGCCACCGGGCGGCCCCGGCCGTTCCAGGAGACCGCGTCCCGCACCGCCCGGCGCGAGGCGAGCGACGTGCAGGTCACGCCGTACTTCTTCGACCTGCTGCACCTCGACGGCGACGACCTCCTCGACGAGACCGGCGCCCAGCGGCTCGCCGCGCTGGAGACGCTGGTGCCGCCGCAGTGGCGGGTGCCGCGACTGGTGACCGACGACCTCGCCGCGGCGGAGGAGTTCGTCGAGTCCGCCCTCGCCGCCGGCCACGAGGGCGTCGTGGTGAAGAACCTCGCCGCGGCGTACGACGCCGGGCGCCGTGGCGCCGGATGGGTCAAGGTCAAGCCGGTCCACACCCTCGACCTGGTCGTGCTGGCCGTCGAGTGGGGTTCCGGGCGGCGCCGCGGCTTCCTGTCCAACATCCACCTCGGCGCCCGCGACGGGGACGGCTTCGTGATGCTCGGCAAGACGTTCAAGGGCATGACCGACGAGATGCTCGCCTGGCAGACCGAGCGCTTCCTCGAGCTGGAGACGCACCGCGACGGCCACGTCGTCCACGTCCGCCCCGAGCAGGTCGTCGAGATCGCCTTCGACGGCCTCCAGCGCTCCACGCGCTACCCCGGCGGGCTCGCGCTCCGCTTCGCCCGGGTGCTGCGCTACCGCGAAGACAAGACCACCGCCGACGCCGACACGATCGAGACCGTCCGCGCGCTCGCCTGA
- a CDS encoding TetR/AcrR family transcriptional regulator produces the protein MATRAPATDGRRTAAAARRRVREQEIIAATRALFDQRGVRDAQIDDIARAVGINRAIVYRHFSGKEELFALTLVEYLDELREALEAAAPGAPPTERLTAIIGAFVEYGGTHPAFVDCAQTLMRRSGPELLDEISESALFRLGRAISSCLAVLIGVLEEGVARGDFRVANPTLLANTLYASGLGALQLARVGILVMEESPGVPTVGTISADQVRDYLVTSALALVGR, from the coding sequence ATGGCCACGCGAGCACCTGCGACCGACGGCCGGCGTACTGCAGCGGCAGCCCGGCGCCGCGTGCGCGAGCAGGAGATCATCGCCGCGACCCGGGCGCTCTTCGACCAGCGCGGGGTCCGCGACGCCCAGATCGACGACATCGCGCGCGCGGTCGGGATCAACCGGGCGATCGTCTATCGGCACTTCAGCGGCAAGGAGGAGCTCTTCGCGCTGACGCTGGTGGAGTACCTCGACGAGCTGCGCGAGGCCCTCGAGGCCGCCGCGCCCGGCGCGCCGCCCACGGAGCGGCTGACCGCCATCATCGGCGCCTTCGTCGAGTACGGCGGCACGCACCCGGCGTTCGTGGACTGCGCCCAAACCCTGATGCGGCGCTCCGGCCCCGAGCTGCTCGACGAGATCTCCGAGAGCGCGCTGTTCCGCCTGGGCCGCGCCATCTCCTCGTGCCTCGCGGTGCTCATCGGGGTGCTGGAGGAGGGTGTCGCCCGGGGGGACTTCCGGGTCGCGAACCCCACCCTGCTCGCGAACACGCTCTACGCCAGCGGCCTCGGCGCGCTCCAGCTGGCCCGGGTCGGCATCCTCGTCATGGAGGAGTCCCCCGGTGTGCCGACCGTCGGCACGATCTCCGCGGACCAGGTCCGCGACTACCTCGTCACCTCCGCGCTCGCCCTCGTCGGCCGCTGA
- a CDS encoding serine/threonine-protein kinase — protein sequence MGEDQLGGRYRLGDLLGAGGTGSVREAHDTVLGRAVAVKRLRPGQDEQVRARLRSEARLAGALHHPGIAEVYDYGEEPDGEGGVRPYMVMQHVEGASLRQLLRERRTLRPGEVIRLVGQIAAALEVAHRAGIVHRDLKPGNVLITPDGRAVLVDFGIARTLDAEPLTSTGTIVGTADYISPEQSAGESATPRSDLYALGMVAYECLTGHKPFRRESAVATALAHLRDEAPPLGAEVPGGLRALVVSLTAKRPEDRPRDAGTVARMAAELDADPWTPPPGAGAGDSRLRRLGRALAWAVPRRSRLSGLTAAAALVLLVATVAMVLRPEVVNTPEAVAENTDARTRPAAPSAVVPVDDLLGASYARAARRLRGLDLVPVRDRVVAQGRPGSVVGVDGPRRRAEGSVVRLLVASAAP from the coding sequence ATGGGTGAGGATCAACTCGGTGGCCGGTACCGGCTCGGCGACCTGTTGGGGGCCGGCGGCACCGGCTCGGTGCGCGAGGCGCACGACACGGTCCTCGGCCGCGCGGTCGCGGTGAAGCGGCTGCGGCCCGGTCAGGACGAGCAGGTCCGCGCGCGGCTGCGCTCCGAGGCGCGGCTGGCCGGGGCGCTGCACCACCCGGGGATCGCCGAGGTCTACGACTACGGCGAGGAGCCCGACGGCGAGGGCGGCGTCCGCCCGTACATGGTCATGCAGCACGTCGAGGGCGCCTCGCTGCGCCAGCTGCTCCGCGAGCGGCGCACCCTGCGCCCGGGCGAGGTGATCCGCCTGGTGGGCCAGATCGCGGCCGCCCTCGAGGTGGCACACCGGGCCGGGATCGTGCACCGCGACCTCAAGCCCGGCAACGTCCTGATCACGCCCGACGGGCGGGCGGTGCTCGTGGACTTCGGGATCGCGCGCACGCTGGACGCCGAGCCGCTCACCTCCACCGGGACCATCGTCGGCACCGCCGACTACATCAGCCCCGAGCAGAGCGCGGGGGAGTCGGCGACGCCGCGGTCCGACCTGTACGCACTCGGCATGGTCGCCTATGAGTGCCTCACCGGGCACAAGCCGTTCCGCCGCGAGTCCGCGGTGGCGACCGCGCTGGCGCACCTGCGCGACGAGGCACCGCCGCTGGGCGCCGAGGTCCCGGGCGGCCTGCGCGCCCTCGTGGTCTCGCTGACCGCCAAGCGTCCCGAGGACCGACCCCGCGACGCCGGAACCGTGGCCCGGATGGCCGCGGAGCTCGACGCCGACCCGTGGACCCCGCCGCCCGGCGCCGGGGCGGGTGACTCTCGCCTGCGCCGGCTGGGCCGGGCCCTCGCGTGGGCTGTGCCGCGCCGGTCGCGGCTCTCCGGCCTGACCGCGGCGGCGGCCCTGGTCCTCCTGGTCGCCACCGTCGCCATGGTCCTGCGTCCCGAGGTGGTCAACACCCCGGAGGCCGTCGCCGAGAACACCGACGCGCGGACCCGGCCGGCCGCCCCGTCCGCGGTGGTGCCGGTCGACGACCTGCTCGGTGCGTCGTACGCCCGGGCGGCCCGTCGGCTGCGCGGCCTGGACCTGGTGCCGGTCCGCGACAGGGTCGTGGCGCAGGGACGCCCCGGCTCGGTGGTGGGCGTCGACGGCCCGCGGCGCCGCGCGGAGGGCTCCGTGGTGCGGCTGCTGGTGGCGTCCGCCGCTCCGTAG
- a CDS encoding acetyl-CoA C-acetyltransferase, with protein MTGLEPTTTVRRVAIVGGNRIPFARSNTVYSDVSNQDMLTAAIDGLVERFGLEGEQVGEVVAGAVLKHTRDFNLARESVLGSRLAPQTPATDIQQACGTGLQAAIQVANKIALGQIEVGIAGGTDTTSDAPIAVGERLRVALLAANRAKDLKGRLAALAKVRPADILPTIPQNTEPRTRMSMGEHAALTALEWQVTREEQDELAATSHQRLAAAYERGFLDDQVTPFRGLERDQNLRPDSSVEKLAKLKPVFGKGEAATMTAGNSTPLTDGASVVLLASEEWAQERGLPVLAYLTDYETAAVDYVHGNEGLLMAPAYAMPRMLERNGLGLQDFDFYEIHEAFASQVLSTLKAWEDPVFCKERLGLDAPLGSIDRAKLNVNGSSLAAGHPFAATGGRILTVLAKLLAEKGSGRGVISVCAAGGQGITAILERP; from the coding sequence ATGACTGGTCTAGAGCCCACCACCACCGTCCGCCGGGTCGCGATCGTCGGCGGCAACCGGATCCCGTTCGCCCGCTCCAACACCGTCTACTCCGACGTCTCGAACCAGGACATGCTCACGGCGGCCATCGACGGCCTCGTGGAGCGCTTCGGCCTGGAGGGGGAGCAGGTGGGCGAGGTCGTCGCCGGCGCCGTCCTGAAGCACACCCGCGACTTCAACCTGGCCCGCGAGTCGGTGCTGGGGTCCCGGCTCGCGCCGCAGACGCCGGCGACCGACATCCAGCAGGCCTGCGGCACCGGCCTACAGGCGGCCATCCAGGTGGCGAACAAGATCGCGCTGGGCCAGATCGAGGTCGGGATCGCCGGCGGCACCGACACCACCTCCGACGCGCCGATCGCGGTCGGCGAGCGGCTGCGGGTCGCGCTGCTCGCGGCCAACCGGGCCAAGGACCTCAAGGGCCGGCTCGCCGCGCTCGCGAAGGTCCGGCCGGCCGACATCCTGCCGACCATCCCGCAGAACACCGAGCCGCGCACCCGGATGTCGATGGGGGAGCACGCCGCGCTGACCGCGCTGGAGTGGCAGGTCACCCGCGAGGAGCAGGACGAGCTCGCGGCCACGTCCCACCAGCGGCTCGCCGCGGCGTACGAGCGGGGGTTCCTCGACGACCAGGTCACGCCGTTCCGCGGCCTGGAGCGCGACCAGAACCTGCGCCCGGACTCCAGCGTGGAGAAGCTGGCCAAGCTCAAGCCGGTCTTCGGCAAGGGCGAGGCCGCCACGATGACCGCCGGCAACTCCACGCCGCTCACCGACGGCGCGTCGGTCGTGCTGCTCGCCTCCGAGGAGTGGGCCCAGGAGCGTGGCCTGCCCGTGCTGGCCTACCTGACCGACTACGAGACCGCCGCGGTCGACTACGTGCACGGCAACGAGGGCCTGCTGATGGCTCCGGCGTACGCGATGCCGCGGATGCTGGAGCGCAACGGGCTCGGGCTGCAGGACTTCGACTTCTACGAGATCCACGAGGCGTTCGCCTCCCAGGTGCTCTCGACGCTCAAGGCTTGGGAGGACCCGGTGTTCTGCAAGGAGCGGCTGGGGCTCGACGCCCCGCTCGGCTCGATCGACCGCGCGAAGCTCAACGTCAACGGCTCCTCGCTCGCGGCCGGCCACCCGTTCGCCGCCACCGGCGGCCGGATCCTCACGGTGCTGGCCAAGCTGCTGGCCGAGAAGGGCTCCGGCAGGGGCGTCATCTCCGTGTGCGCCGCCGGCGGGCAGGGGATCACCGCGATCCTCGAGCGACCCTGA
- a CDS encoding 3-oxoacyl-ACP reductase — protein MSDRYRDFTSTPVGRVLVKNMGLPNPARLERYDEGAPLVSGTVAVGGQGRLVDALPDVLGVLGIQTAADPDPDQTYKGLVFDATGLTSSDQLVALRDFFTPLLRSLETNPRVVVLGTPPEQLKGSERVAQRALEGFTRSLGKEIGRGGTVQLVYVAEGAEGATTSTLGFLLSPKSAYVSGQVVRIGAHGATVAGEVADWTRPLAGRIALVTGASRGIGEQIARVLHRDGATVVGVDVPQAASDLQSVMKEIDGDWLALDITAKDAPQRIAHHLQEKHGGVDVVVHNAGITRDKKLANMAEDRWDSVIAVNLTAPERITRELLDQGVIHDNGSIIGVASIAGIAGNVGQTNYAASKAGVIGFVDSLADDLERGITVNAVAPGFIVTQMTAAVPFATREVGQRLNAMAQGGLPVDVAETIAWYASPASTAVNGNVVRVCGQMMLGA, from the coding sequence ATGAGCGACCGTTACCGAGACTTCACCTCCACTCCCGTCGGCCGGGTCCTGGTCAAGAACATGGGGTTGCCCAACCCCGCCCGTCTGGAGCGGTACGACGAGGGCGCGCCGCTGGTCAGCGGGACGGTCGCCGTCGGAGGGCAGGGGCGGCTCGTCGACGCGCTGCCCGACGTCCTCGGCGTGCTCGGGATCCAGACCGCCGCGGACCCGGACCCCGACCAGACCTACAAGGGCCTGGTCTTCGACGCCACCGGCCTCACGTCCTCCGACCAGCTGGTCGCGCTGCGCGACTTCTTCACCCCGCTGCTGCGCAGCCTGGAGACCAACCCGCGCGTGGTCGTGCTCGGCACCCCGCCCGAGCAGCTCAAGGGCTCCGAGCGGGTGGCCCAGCGCGCGCTGGAGGGCTTCACCCGCAGCCTCGGCAAGGAGATCGGCCGCGGCGGCACCGTGCAGCTGGTCTACGTCGCCGAGGGCGCCGAGGGCGCGACCACCTCGACCCTGGGGTTCCTGCTCTCCCCCAAGTCGGCCTATGTCTCGGGCCAGGTCGTCCGGATCGGCGCCCACGGCGCCACGGTCGCCGGCGAGGTCGCCGACTGGACCCGGCCGCTGGCCGGCCGGATCGCCCTGGTCACCGGGGCGAGCCGCGGCATCGGCGAGCAGATCGCCCGGGTGCTGCACCGCGACGGCGCCACGGTGGTCGGCGTCGACGTGCCGCAGGCGGCCAGCGACCTGCAGTCGGTGATGAAGGAGATCGACGGCGACTGGCTCGCCCTGGACATCACTGCCAAGGACGCCCCGCAGCGCATCGCCCACCACCTCCAGGAGAAGCACGGCGGGGTCGACGTCGTCGTCCACAACGCCGGCATCACCCGGGACAAGAAGCTCGCGAACATGGCCGAGGACCGGTGGGACTCCGTGATCGCGGTCAACCTCACCGCTCCCGAGCGGATCACCCGCGAGCTGCTCGACCAGGGCGTCATCCACGACAACGGCTCGATCATCGGGGTGGCCTCGATCGCCGGGATCGCCGGCAACGTCGGGCAGACCAACTACGCGGCGTCCAAGGCCGGCGTCATCGGCTTCGTGGACTCCCTCGCCGACGACCTCGAGCGTGGCATCACTGTCAACGCGGTCGCGCCCGGCTTCATCGTCACCCAGATGACCGCGGCCGTGCCCTTCGCTACCCGCGAGGTCGGCCAGCGGCTCAACGCGATGGCCCAGGGCGGCCTGCCGGTCGACGTGGCCGAGACCATCGCCTGGTACGCCAGCCCCGCCTCGACCGCCGTCAACGGCAACGTGGTCCGGGTCTGCGGCCAGATGATGCTGGGTGCCTGA
- a CDS encoding MaoC family dehydratase: MPEVTGAETRVLADDPVGLPLMLKAALPALPGVGSLPGVRRTARDLPDLTLVRHDVPIDPAHVAAYADVCGFPRKDTVPLPYPHLLAFGLHMAIMTDRAFPFPAIGTVHLENSITSHRPIAVTERLQVAARAENLRGHAKGRVFDLVTTVHSRGELVWEETSTFLRRGGGEEGAGSGSATGFPDAPPTGTTWRLPGDLGRRYAAVSGDHNPIHLHPLSARALGFPRQIAHGMWSMARCVATLENRLPGRTRVDVAFKKPILLPGTVAFGSTPLDDGYAFSLSNPRSGAPHLAGRTTRL, translated from the coding sequence GTGCCTGAGGTGACCGGAGCGGAGACCCGGGTGCTGGCCGACGACCCCGTCGGCCTGCCGCTGATGCTCAAGGCGGCGCTGCCGGCACTGCCCGGCGTCGGCAGCCTCCCCGGCGTACGCCGGACCGCCCGCGATCTGCCCGACCTGACGCTGGTCCGCCACGACGTCCCGATCGACCCAGCCCACGTCGCGGCGTACGCCGACGTGTGCGGGTTCCCGCGCAAGGACACGGTGCCGCTGCCCTACCCGCACCTGCTGGCCTTCGGACTGCACATGGCGATCATGACCGACCGCGCGTTCCCGTTCCCCGCCATCGGGACCGTGCACCTGGAGAACTCGATCACCAGCCACCGCCCGATCGCGGTGACCGAGCGGCTCCAGGTGGCCGCGCGCGCCGAGAACCTGCGCGGCCACGCCAAGGGACGGGTCTTCGACCTGGTCACGACCGTGCACTCCCGCGGCGAGCTGGTCTGGGAGGAGACCTCGACGTTCCTGCGCCGGGGCGGCGGCGAGGAGGGGGCCGGGTCCGGCAGCGCGACCGGGTTCCCCGACGCCCCGCCGACCGGGACGACCTGGCGACTCCCCGGCGACCTGGGCCGGCGCTACGCGGCCGTCTCGGGCGACCACAACCCGATCCACCTGCACCCGCTGAGCGCCCGGGCGCTGGGGTTCCCGCGCCAGATCGCGCACGGGATGTGGAGCATGGCCCGCTGCGTGGCGACCCTGGAGAACCGGTTGCCCGGCCGGACCCGGGTCGACGTGGCCTTCAAGAAGCCGATCCTGCTGCCGGGCACCGTCGCGTTCGGGTCGACCCCGCTCGACGACGGCTACGCGTTCTCGCTGAGCAACCCGCGCAGCGGCGCCCCGCACCTGGCCGGCCGGACCACCCGGCTCTGA
- a CDS encoding acyl-CoA thioesterase yields MNGSSDPVRELVELLDLERLDVDLFRGSQPNSERARVYGGQVAAQALIAGTRTVDPAYSVHSLHSYFLRGGDYGVPIVYDVERLREGRSFQTRRVVARQHGRPIYYQTLDLQVHEDGLEHQDTMPEVPAPEAGVDLGALMRAGGSQEAEALAREWAAVEARHLGTSLTGLPEDPAHPSRARIWARLREGLPDDPTIHLAAFTYASDITLLGASLAAHVIEQHDVQMASLDHTLWFHRPFRADQWWLYDQVSPSAQGGRGLSLGRVFTQDGILVATAAQEGLIRPKRPR; encoded by the coding sequence GTGAACGGCTCCTCCGACCCGGTCCGGGAGCTCGTCGAGCTGCTCGACCTCGAGCGGCTCGACGTCGACCTGTTCCGCGGCTCGCAGCCGAACTCCGAGCGCGCCCGCGTGTACGGCGGCCAGGTGGCCGCCCAGGCCCTGATCGCCGGCACCCGGACCGTCGACCCGGCGTACTCGGTGCACTCGCTGCACTCCTACTTCCTGCGGGGCGGCGACTACGGCGTCCCGATCGTCTACGACGTGGAGCGGCTGCGTGAGGGCCGCTCGTTCCAGACCCGCCGGGTCGTGGCCCGCCAGCACGGCCGGCCGATCTACTACCAGACCCTGGACCTCCAGGTGCACGAGGACGGCCTCGAGCACCAGGACACGATGCCCGAGGTCCCGGCGCCCGAGGCCGGTGTCGACCTCGGCGCGCTGATGCGCGCCGGTGGCAGCCAGGAGGCGGAGGCCCTGGCCCGCGAGTGGGCCGCCGTCGAGGCCCGGCACCTCGGCACCAGCCTCACCGGGCTGCCCGAGGACCCCGCGCACCCGTCGCGGGCGCGGATCTGGGCCCGGCTCCGGGAGGGGCTGCCCGACGACCCCACGATCCACCTGGCGGCGTTCACCTACGCCAGCGACATCACCCTGCTCGGCGCCAGCCTGGCGGCCCACGTCATCGAGCAGCACGACGTGCAGATGGCCTCGCTGGACCACACGCTGTGGTTCCACCGGCCGTTCCGGGCCGACCAGTGGTGGCTCTACGACCAGGTCTCGCCGTCCGCCCAGGGCGGGCGCGGCCTCTCCCTGGGCCGGGTGTTCACCCAGGACGGGATCCTGGTCGCCACCGCTGCCCAGGAGGGGCTGATCCGGCCGAAGCGGCCCCGCTGA